From a single Sediminibacterium sp. KACHI17 genomic region:
- the mltG gene encoding endolytic transglycosylase MltG — protein MKKSIGWALLIVLIISGISAWLIFGSNTAFSEAQRYFIVEQGKTDRASILAALKENGIVSQTIGLSMLGTVSAVWPKVKPGKYEVKKGQSAFDIARMLRNGKQAELKLVINKLRTKSDLAKLISKQFNTDSVTVMQFLQSNDSLQQLGTDTTQLFTTIIPNTYIFYWNTPLIKILKKLKDNSDQFWQKNNRLAKATSKGLSKNEAYTLASIVEEETNFDSDKYKIASVYINRLEKGMPLQACPTIKYAMQDFTITRIYEKYLSNPSPYNTYRRKGLPPGPICTPSPKTIDIVLEAPVTDYLFFVAKSDFSGYHHFSNNYETHDKYAKEYQKQLDIYMANKK, from the coding sequence ATGAAAAAAAGTATTGGATGGGCTCTACTGATCGTACTGATAATTTCAGGTATCTCTGCCTGGTTGATATTTGGTAGCAATACCGCTTTTTCAGAAGCACAACGATACTTCATTGTTGAGCAAGGAAAAACAGACAGGGCCTCGATCTTAGCAGCCCTCAAGGAAAACGGTATCGTATCGCAGACCATCGGATTATCAATGTTAGGTACGGTTAGTGCAGTTTGGCCGAAAGTAAAGCCGGGTAAATACGAGGTTAAAAAAGGGCAATCTGCTTTTGACATTGCACGCATGTTACGGAATGGAAAGCAAGCAGAATTAAAACTGGTGATCAATAAGCTCCGCACCAAATCAGATCTCGCAAAACTGATCAGTAAACAATTCAACACGGATTCAGTAACGGTTATGCAATTCCTCCAATCGAACGACTCTTTGCAACAATTGGGAACGGATACCACACAGCTATTTACAACGATCATACCCAACACTTACATATTCTATTGGAATACTCCGTTGATCAAGATCTTAAAAAAACTAAAAGACAACAGTGATCAATTTTGGCAAAAAAACAATCGATTGGCCAAAGCCACTTCCAAAGGATTATCAAAGAATGAAGCCTACACATTGGCATCGATCGTAGAAGAAGAAACCAATTTCGATTCAGATAAATACAAGATCGCCAGTGTGTATATAAACCGTTTAGAAAAAGGGATGCCCTTACAAGCTTGTCCTACCATAAAATATGCTATGCAAGATTTTACGATCACGCGTATTTATGAGAAATATTTATCTAATCCATCCCCATACAATACCTACCGAAGGAAAGGATTACCACCCGGACCCATTTGCACGCCTTCACCTAAAACCATAGATATTGTGCTAGAAGCTCCGGTAACTGATTATTTATTCTTTGTGGCAAAGAGTGATTTCAGTGGATATCATCATTTCAGTAATAATTATGAAACGCATGATAAATATGCCAAAGAATATCAAAAGCAGTTAGACATTTACATGGCCAATAAAAAGTAA
- the secG gene encoding preprotein translocase subunit SecG has protein sequence MIILFLILIVLACVALGFVVLIQNPKGGGLSANVGGLSNQFMGVKQTTDVLEKGTWLFAGIIAVLALVSSLFLKGGASVDSSVLQKVNTTTSAPAPAPTTPANTTTATPDTGKK, from the coding sequence ATGATCATTCTGTTTCTGATTCTGATTGTGTTAGCTTGTGTAGCGCTTGGTTTTGTAGTACTGATTCAGAACCCTAAAGGAGGCGGTCTTTCTGCCAATGTTGGTGGTTTGAGTAATCAATTCATGGGTGTTAAACAAACCACAGATGTACTCGAAAAAGGTACATGGCTATTTGCCGGTATCATTGCGGTATTGGCTTTGGTATCCAGTTTATTTCTAAAAGGTGGTGCAAGTGTAGACAGCTCTGTATTACAAAAAGTAAATACAACTACCAGTGCTCCTGCTCCAGCCCCTACTACACCTGCCAATACTACAACGGCAACTCCTGATACAGGAAAAAAATAA
- the lptE gene encoding LPS assembly lipoprotein LptE, protein MRSLFQTYSYRHSILLWMIMLIGFTACKVKYSFNDATIDPRYKTIKLGFIENKARYINPQLSPKLNDKLQQKITNQTKLTRVSNDDADYVISGYISTYDGTQTVGVSGRQASTNRLTVSINIKLRKNIENETKEFVVSRSFDYSANLAFNTAEAQLLDEVVRNMVDEIFNRIFSDW, encoded by the coding sequence ATGAGATCATTATTTCAAACATATAGTTATCGGCATAGCATTCTTTTATGGATGATCATGTTAATTGGATTTACTGCATGTAAAGTAAAATATAGCTTTAATGATGCCACGATCGATCCGCGATATAAAACGATCAAACTGGGTTTCATTGAAAACAAAGCCCGTTACATCAACCCGCAGTTGAGTCCTAAGCTAAATGATAAGCTACAGCAAAAGATCACCAACCAAACCAAGTTGACGCGTGTATCGAATGATGATGCTGATTATGTCATCAGTGGCTACATCTCAACTTATGATGGTACACAAACTGTTGGGGTAAGCGGCAGGCAAGCAAGTACGAACCGTCTTACTGTTTCGATCAATATCAAGCTGAGAAAAAATATTGAAAATGAAACCAAAGAATTTGTAGTGAGCCGAAGCTTTGACTATAGTGCCAATCTAGCTTTTAATACTGCCGAAGCACAGTTATTGGATGAAGTGGTAAGAAATATGGTAGACGAGATATTTAACCGTATTTTCTCAGACTGGTAA